A stretch of Sinorhizobium meliloti DNA encodes these proteins:
- a CDS encoding DUF1254 domain-containing protein, which produces MRRFARTTLTAALLYSVAGIGAHAQETPDELDTRIGKLTFESGYPSKETVAKLYDEMDFQRASQAYLWGIPAVGLNEWRKAHFNVFKAKNGEMLSYLDFAEKLGILTPNYTTPYIATFIDLKESGPMVVVVPPGLIAGMVLDQWQRVMADLGVVGPDMGKGGKYLILPPGYGPVEAEGYFVIQSTSRDVLAGFRLLDADKEKAIAELIPQIKTYTWTLDGTGEPMPVRAAGDVKWTQMPPHGMAYWDSLNEVIQREPVEERDRFMMAQLKFLGIEKGKPYQPDERQKKILQDGAIVGEAMAKVNTTDKRVEPPFWEGTNWKHALVVATDQKANTYDQLDERAAWFYEAVVISKAMLTQTPGVGQRYIASYKDADDAWLSGENNYRLHVPADPPAKGFWSVTAYDESTRQMPVTEQGRPDISSRKEDIVKNEDGSIDVYFGPTAPKGHEANWVQTNADKGWFAYFRFYGPTEPFFDKSWSLPDIEKVN; this is translated from the coding sequence ATGAGAAGATTTGCCCGCACGACCCTGACTGCCGCCCTGCTTTATAGCGTGGCAGGCATTGGCGCTCATGCTCAGGAAACGCCCGACGAACTCGATACCCGCATCGGCAAACTGACATTCGAGAGCGGCTACCCCTCGAAGGAAACCGTGGCCAAGCTTTACGACGAAATGGATTTCCAGCGAGCGTCGCAAGCTTACCTGTGGGGCATTCCTGCCGTCGGCCTCAACGAATGGCGAAAGGCCCATTTCAACGTCTTCAAGGCCAAGAACGGTGAAATGCTTTCCTATCTCGATTTTGCCGAGAAGCTTGGCATTTTGACGCCGAACTACACCACGCCTTACATCGCGACGTTCATCGATCTCAAAGAATCCGGGCCGATGGTCGTGGTTGTACCGCCGGGGCTGATTGCAGGCATGGTGCTTGACCAGTGGCAGCGCGTCATGGCCGATCTAGGCGTGGTCGGCCCGGATATGGGCAAGGGCGGAAAGTATCTGATCCTCCCGCCCGGATACGGCCCGGTGGAGGCCGAGGGATACTTTGTCATCCAATCCACGAGCCGGGACGTGCTGGCGGGGTTCCGCCTGCTCGATGCCGACAAGGAAAAGGCAATTGCAGAACTCATCCCGCAGATCAAGACCTACACCTGGACGCTTGACGGAACTGGCGAGCCGATGCCCGTGCGCGCTGCGGGAGACGTCAAGTGGACCCAAATGCCGCCCCATGGAATGGCCTATTGGGACAGCCTGAACGAGGTCATTCAACGAGAACCCGTCGAAGAGCGTGATCGCTTCATGATGGCGCAGTTGAAGTTCCTCGGCATTGAGAAAGGGAAACCCTATCAACCCGACGAACGCCAGAAGAAGATTCTTCAGGACGGCGCGATCGTCGGCGAAGCCATGGCCAAGGTAAATACGACAGACAAGCGCGTCGAACCGCCCTTCTGGGAGGGCACGAACTGGAAACATGCGCTTGTGGTTGCGACCGACCAGAAGGCCAACACCTATGACCAGCTCGATGAGCGTGCTGCCTGGTTCTACGAAGCGGTCGTGATCTCCAAGGCAATGCTCACCCAAACTCCGGGCGTCGGCCAGCGGTACATAGCCTCCTACAAGGATGCAGACGACGCATGGCTCTCGGGCGAGAACAACTATCGGCTTCATGTCCCTGCCGATCCGCCGGCCAAGGGCTTCTGGTCTGTGACGGCCTACGACGAGTCGACCCGGCAGATGCCGGTCACCGAACAGGGACGGCCGGACATCTCGTCGCGAAAAGAAGACATAGTAAAAAACGAAGATGGATCGATTGACGTATATTTCGGTCCCACTGCACCGAAAGGTCACGAGGCGAACTGGGTGCAGACAAATGCCGACAAGGGATGGTTCGCGTATTTCCGGTTCTACGGACCGACCGAGCCCTTCTTCGATAAATCCTGGTCGCTGCCTGATATCGAGAAGGTCAATTAG